A genomic window from Micromonospora ferruginea includes:
- a CDS encoding branched-chain amino acid ABC transporter permease: MSGFLQNTFNGLVGGAFYALLALGLAVIFGMLRVVNFAHGAFYMLGAFGAYVLLAEAGVPFWAALVIMPLALGLLGMVLERAVIHRLTRLDPLYNFLLTFGLTLILQDLVKSRYGVQSSPYATPAGLTGSVDFGLFDFPAYRVFILGFTVLLCVAVWWVLGRTRIGMVVRAATERPELTRAFGIDVGKWVTPVFGFGIALAGLAGVLAAPMRAVNPLMGADLIIVVFAVVVIGGLGSIFGSVAAGFGIGLIQAWGEAYLSDYPLVSQTVVFVVMAAVLLWRPAGLFGREEAPA, encoded by the coding sequence ATGTCCGGGTTCCTGCAGAACACGTTCAACGGGCTGGTGGGCGGGGCGTTCTACGCCCTGCTCGCCCTCGGGCTCGCGGTCATCTTCGGCATGCTCCGGGTGGTGAACTTCGCCCACGGCGCGTTCTACATGCTCGGCGCGTTCGGCGCGTACGTGCTGCTCGCCGAGGCGGGGGTGCCGTTCTGGGCCGCGCTGGTGATCATGCCGCTGGCGCTGGGCCTGCTCGGCATGGTGCTGGAGCGGGCGGTGATCCACCGGCTCACCCGGCTCGACCCGCTCTACAACTTCCTGCTCACCTTCGGCCTGACGCTGATCCTGCAGGACCTGGTCAAGTCCCGGTACGGCGTGCAGTCCAGCCCGTACGCCACCCCGGCCGGGCTCACCGGCTCGGTGGACTTCGGGCTGTTCGACTTCCCGGCGTACCGGGTCTTCATCCTCGGCTTCACCGTGCTGCTCTGCGTCGCGGTGTGGTGGGTGCTCGGGCGGACCCGGATCGGCATGGTGGTCCGGGCCGCCACCGAACGGCCGGAGCTGACCCGGGCGTTCGGCATCGACGTGGGGAAGTGGGTCACCCCGGTGTTCGGCTTCGGCATCGCCCTCGCCGGGCTGGCCGGGGTGCTCGCCGCCCCGATGCGCGCGGTCAACCCGCTGATGGGCGCCGACCTGATCATCGTGGTCTTCGCGGTGGTGGTGATCGGCGGCCTCGGCTCGATCTTCGGTTCGGTCGCCGCCGGTTTCGGCATCGGCCTGATCCAGGCGTGGGGCGAGGCGTACCTGTCGGACTACCCGCTGGTGTCGCAGACCGTGGTGTTCGTGGTGATGGCCGCCGTGCTGCTCTGGCGCCCGGCCGGCCTGTTCGGCCGTGAGGAGGCACCGGCATGA
- a CDS encoding ABC transporter substrate-binding protein, translated as MNMRRSVGVAAASAAALLVAGCGGGGPQSGGDSKLTGDKIVLGVLNDQSGAYSELSGRNSVKAVEMAIADFKAKHGDDAVTKNISVETADHQNKPDVANSKAQEMYDRKGVDAILDVPTSSAALKVADVAKEKKKLYFNIGAATTDLTGKSCNRYTFHYAYDTYMLAHGTGTVTTEQVGKNWYILYPNYAFGQDMEKSFSAAIGAAGGQVVGKDGAPFPNTSGDYSSFLLKAPTLNPKPQVLGTMQAGAELVNVVKQYNEFKLREKGVGLAVGLMFITDIHSLTPAALAGTTYTDAWYWNFDQQNREWADRFQSETGTRPSFAHAANYSAAMQYLEAVQAAGSDDADAVVKELEGKEVNDLFLRNGKIRAEDHRVVHDAYLAQVKPQAEVKEPWDYVKILKTIPAAEAFRAPSADCKL; from the coding sequence ATGAACATGCGTAGGAGCGTGGGTGTGGCCGCCGCCTCGGCGGCGGCGCTGCTGGTGGCCGGCTGCGGCGGCGGTGGCCCGCAGTCCGGCGGTGACTCGAAGCTGACCGGCGACAAGATCGTGCTGGGCGTGCTCAACGACCAGTCGGGCGCCTACTCGGAGCTGTCCGGGCGCAACTCGGTGAAGGCCGTGGAGATGGCCATCGCCGACTTCAAGGCCAAGCACGGCGACGACGCGGTGACCAAGAACATCAGCGTGGAGACCGCCGACCACCAGAACAAGCCGGACGTGGCCAACAGCAAGGCCCAGGAGATGTACGACCGCAAGGGCGTCGACGCCATCCTGGACGTGCCGACGTCCTCGGCCGCGCTGAAGGTCGCCGACGTGGCCAAGGAGAAGAAGAAGCTCTACTTCAACATCGGCGCGGCGACCACGGACCTGACCGGCAAGAGCTGCAACAGGTACACGTTCCACTACGCGTACGACACCTACATGCTGGCCCACGGCACCGGCACGGTGACCACCGAGCAGGTCGGCAAGAACTGGTACATCCTCTACCCGAACTACGCGTTCGGGCAGGACATGGAGAAGAGCTTCTCCGCCGCCATCGGCGCGGCCGGCGGGCAGGTGGTCGGCAAGGACGGCGCGCCGTTCCCGAACACCAGCGGCGACTACTCGTCGTTCCTGCTCAAGGCGCCGACGCTGAACCCGAAGCCGCAGGTGCTGGGCACCATGCAGGCCGGCGCCGAGCTGGTCAACGTGGTGAAGCAGTACAACGAGTTCAAGCTGCGGGAGAAGGGCGTCGGGCTGGCGGTCGGCCTGATGTTCATCACCGACATCCACTCGCTCACCCCGGCCGCGCTGGCCGGCACCACCTACACCGACGCCTGGTACTGGAACTTCGACCAGCAGAACCGGGAGTGGGCGGACCGGTTCCAGTCCGAGACCGGCACCCGGCCGTCGTTCGCGCACGCGGCGAACTACTCCGCCGCCATGCAGTACCTGGAGGCGGTGCAGGCCGCCGGCAGCGACGACGCGGACGCCGTGGTCAAGGAGCTGGAGGGCAAGGAGGTCAACGACCTCTTCCTGCGCAACGGCAAGATCCGCGCGGAGGACCACCGGGTGGTGCACGACGCCTACCTGGCCCAGGTGAAGCCGCAGGCCGAGGTGAAGGAGCCGTGGGACTACGTGAAGATCCTCAAGACCATCCCGGCGGCGGAGGCGTTCCGGGCGCCGTCGGCGGACTGCAAGCTCTGA
- a CDS encoding ABC transporter ATP-binding protein, with the protein MLRIDNLSASYGEAQVLREVSLEVAAGEVVTLVGRNGAGKSTLLRCVMGLHAGQRGGVHLDGRDISKLPAYKRARAGLGWVPDDRGAYATLTVTENLTLPPRVGPDPWPLERVYEAFPALYARRASAATMLSGGEQQMLALARVLRMGARLLLCDEPTEGLSPLLVQQVGDLLREAKKHGVTVLLVEQNLHFATGVADRHYLLAEGRIAEAMENAEVRSRERELLAYLGI; encoded by the coding sequence ATGCTGCGCATTGACAACCTCTCCGCCTCCTACGGCGAGGCCCAGGTGCTGCGGGAGGTGAGCCTGGAGGTGGCCGCCGGGGAGGTGGTCACCCTGGTCGGGCGCAACGGCGCCGGCAAGTCCACGCTGCTGCGGTGCGTGATGGGGCTGCACGCCGGCCAGCGCGGCGGCGTCCACCTCGACGGGCGGGACATCAGCAAGCTGCCGGCGTACAAGCGGGCGCGGGCCGGGCTCGGCTGGGTGCCCGACGACCGGGGCGCGTACGCCACGCTCACCGTCACCGAGAACCTGACGCTGCCGCCCCGGGTCGGCCCCGACCCGTGGCCGCTGGAGCGGGTGTACGAGGCGTTCCCCGCCCTGTACGCCCGGCGCGCCTCGGCCGCAACCATGCTCTCCGGCGGCGAGCAGCAGATGCTCGCGCTGGCCCGGGTGCTGCGGATGGGCGCCCGGCTGCTGCTCTGCGACGAGCCCACCGAGGGGCTGTCGCCGCTGCTCGTGCAGCAGGTCGGTGACCTGCTGCGGGAGGCCAAGAAGCACGGCGTGACCGTGCTGCTGGTGGAGCAGAACCTGCACTTCGCCACCGGCGTCGCCGACCGGCACTACCTGCTGGCCGAGGGACGGATCGCGGAGGCGATGGAGAACGCCGAGGTGCGCTCGCGGGAACGCGAGCTGCTGGCGTACCTCGGCATCTGA
- a CDS encoding ABC transporter ATP-binding protein — protein sequence MAGQAILSARGLTRDFRGFRAVDRVDLDVAPETVHALVGPNGAGKTTLFNLLTGFLPPSGGRIELDGRDVTGLPPERVARLGVARSFQITSLFPQLGAREHVKLALQSPSGLGWRFWRSAKLMRRYRERADELLDMVGLADLAEAPAEALAYGRKRALELAIALALDPKVLLLDEPTAGMGLEDVDRTVELIATVRAGRTVVMVEHNMSVVGRLADTVTVLQAGTVLVEGPYEQVRADERVITAYLGAADAAH from the coding sequence ATGGCCGGGCAAGCGATCCTGTCGGCCCGTGGGCTGACCCGGGACTTCCGGGGCTTCCGGGCCGTCGATCGCGTCGACCTCGACGTGGCGCCGGAGACCGTGCACGCCCTGGTCGGCCCGAACGGCGCCGGCAAGACCACACTGTTCAACCTGCTCACCGGCTTCCTGCCGCCCAGCGGCGGGCGGATCGAACTGGACGGCCGGGACGTCACCGGGCTGCCCCCGGAGCGGGTGGCGCGCCTCGGCGTGGCCCGGTCGTTCCAGATCACCAGCCTCTTCCCGCAACTCGGCGCGCGCGAGCACGTCAAGTTGGCCCTCCAGTCGCCGAGCGGGCTGGGCTGGCGGTTCTGGCGGTCGGCGAAGCTGATGCGCCGCTACCGGGAACGGGCCGACGAGCTGCTGGACATGGTCGGCCTGGCCGACCTCGCCGAGGCCCCGGCCGAGGCGCTCGCGTACGGGCGCAAGCGGGCGCTGGAACTGGCCATCGCGCTGGCCCTCGACCCGAAGGTGCTGCTGCTCGACGAGCCGACCGCCGGGATGGGGCTGGAGGACGTCGACCGCACCGTCGAGCTGATCGCGACGGTCCGCGCCGGACGGACCGTGGTCATGGTCGAGCACAACATGAGCGTGGTGGGCCGGCTCGCCGACACGGTCACCGTCCTGCAGGCCGGCACGGTGCTGGTCGAGGGGCCGTACGAGCAGGTCCGCGCCGACGAGCGGGTCATCACCGCCTACCTGGGAGCCGCGGATGCTGCGCATTGA
- a CDS encoding FAD-dependent monooxygenase yields MAYVDARGRTRARLPVAAFGGEGIVADLEIERGALARLLYEATRGDVEYVFDDSIETLAQDDAGVRLTFARSAPRTVDLVVGADGSHSRTRALAFGPESAYVRPLGAYLAYFSTPYRDAGGWFTMHNAPGGRVVGTRPTSDGRTAALFSFRSDALDVDRRDRAAQQRLLAERFADVGWRAAELLAAAPAATDFYFDRYAQVRMDSWSAGRVALLGDAAWCPSPLTGQGTSLALVGAYLLAGELAATGGDHRTAYRRWEAALRAHVAKGQELPGGGISGFLPTGRAGIRLRDASMRAMASRPMRGLARRLFFSHADGIDLPEYAAGR; encoded by the coding sequence ATGGCGTACGTGGACGCCCGGGGGCGCACCCGGGCCCGGCTGCCGGTGGCGGCGTTCGGCGGGGAGGGGATCGTCGCCGACCTGGAGATCGAGCGCGGCGCCCTGGCCCGGCTGCTGTACGAGGCGACCCGGGGCGACGTCGAGTACGTCTTCGACGACTCGATCGAGACGCTGGCGCAGGACGACGCCGGGGTGCGGCTCACCTTCGCCCGGTCCGCCCCGCGCACCGTCGACCTGGTGGTCGGCGCGGACGGCTCGCACTCGCGGACCCGGGCGCTGGCGTTCGGCCCGGAGTCGGCGTACGTCCGGCCGCTCGGGGCGTACCTGGCGTACTTCTCCACCCCGTACCGGGACGCGGGCGGATGGTTCACGATGCACAACGCGCCCGGTGGCCGGGTGGTCGGCACCCGGCCGACGAGCGACGGGCGGACCGCGGCGCTCTTCAGCTTCCGCTCCGACGCGCTGGACGTCGACCGGCGGGACCGGGCCGCCCAGCAGCGGCTGCTGGCCGAGCGGTTCGCCGACGTGGGCTGGCGGGCGGCCGAGCTGCTGGCCGCCGCGCCCGCCGCGACCGACTTCTACTTCGACAGGTACGCCCAGGTGCGGATGGACTCGTGGAGCGCCGGGCGGGTGGCGCTGCTCGGCGACGCCGCCTGGTGCCCGTCGCCGCTGACCGGGCAGGGCACCAGCCTGGCCCTGGTGGGGGCGTACCTGCTGGCCGGGGAGCTGGCCGCCACCGGCGGCGACCACCGGACGGCCTACCGCCGCTGGGAGGCGGCGCTGCGGGCGCACGTGGCGAAGGGGCAGGAGTTGCCCGGCGGCGGGATCTCCGGTTTCCTGCCGACCGGCCGGGCCGGGATCCGGCTGCGCGACGCGTCGATGCGGGCGATGGCGTCCCGGCCGATGCGCGGGCTGGCCCGGCGGCTGTTCTTCAGTCACGCCGACGGGATCGACCTGCCGGAGTACGCCGCCGGCCGGTGA
- a CDS encoding TetR/AcrR family transcriptional regulator C-terminal domain-containing protein: protein MSQHEARQQPPYQRIATEIRHRIERGELLPGDRVPSARQLTREHGIAIATATRVLARLRDDGLVLTRPGAGTVVAETAATARPARARPEPSRDRVLRTAVALADAGGLAAVTLRAVAAELGVATLALHRHLRGRDELILAMADAALADSPLPAVEPTGWRARLEVLARAQWAVYRRHRWLPHVITIARPQPLPHGMAHTDRALRATAGLGLDRNTRWHVAITLMTYVKGVAVNLEAGAQAVQDTGLTDEEWVDRQQDTFQRLMAGGGLATMDALTAGGVDLDLETVFDFGLQRLLDGVATLIERPVSPGR, encoded by the coding sequence ATGTCGCAGCACGAGGCGCGGCAGCAGCCGCCGTACCAGCGGATCGCCACCGAGATCCGCCACCGGATCGAGCGCGGCGAGCTGCTCCCGGGCGACCGGGTGCCCTCGGCCCGGCAGCTCACCCGCGAGCACGGCATCGCCATCGCCACCGCCACCCGCGTCCTGGCCCGGCTGCGCGACGACGGCCTGGTGCTCACCCGACCCGGCGCCGGCACGGTGGTGGCGGAGACCGCCGCCACCGCGCGACCCGCCCGGGCCCGGCCGGAGCCGAGCCGGGACCGGGTGCTGCGGACCGCCGTCGCGCTGGCCGACGCCGGCGGGCTGGCCGCGGTCACCCTGCGCGCGGTCGCCGCCGAGCTGGGCGTGGCCACCCTGGCGCTGCACCGGCACCTGCGCGGCCGGGACGAGCTGATCCTGGCGATGGCCGACGCGGCGCTGGCCGACTCGCCGCTGCCGGCGGTCGAGCCGACCGGCTGGCGGGCCCGGCTGGAGGTGCTCGCCCGGGCCCAGTGGGCCGTCTACCGGCGGCACCGCTGGCTGCCGCACGTCATCACCATCGCCCGGCCGCAGCCGCTGCCGCACGGCATGGCGCACACCGACCGGGCGTTGCGGGCCACCGCCGGCCTGGGCCTGGACCGCAACACCCGCTGGCACGTGGCGATCACCCTGATGACGTACGTCAAGGGCGTCGCCGTCAACCTGGAGGCCGGCGCGCAGGCCGTGCAGGACACCGGGCTCACCGACGAGGAGTGGGTGGACCGGCAGCAGGACACGTTCCAGCGGCTGATGGCCGGCGGCGGGCTGGCCACCATGGACGCGCTGACCGCCGGCGGCGTCGACCTGGACCTGGAGACGGTCTTCGACTTCGGCCTCCAGCGCCTGCTGGACGGCGTCGCGACCCTGATCGAGCGGCCGGTCAGTCCGGGAAG